The genomic interval ACTGAAGTAGCTTTCAATCGCAATGAAAACAATTCTGGTCCCGTAGTTAGAATCTATGCTGTTAAAGTAGATAGTCCGCTCGTGGCTGACTTTGATTCTTACGGAAGCTCAATGCCTCATACAGAGCACGGAACAACTAAGATATTCTTTTTTGATGCCAAGCAAGGCGCACCTGAAAAACTTTCATTGCAACCTCCTTATTACGATACAACACAGTATAGTGCTATATGGGTATTCCAAAAAAATGCAGTGGGGAAAACTACTACAAGTAACTAAAGAGTGTCGCATGTTCACGGGAACATGTGACCATTCTTAAACAAAAGCGCTAAACCCAGTTATCGCTCTACCGACAATTAGCGAATTGATCTCTTTTGTACCTTCATAAGAGTAAATAGCCTCAGCGTCAGCTACAAAACGAGCGACATCATGCTCAAGTAAAATCCCGTTCCCTCCCATCACCTCACGTGCTTTACTAACTATGTCACGCATCCGTAAAGTGCAAAACACCTTAGCTAGTGACGCATGTTCATCTTTAAGCAATTCTTGATCCTGTAATTCAGAAAGGCGGAACACTAGCGTTTGCATCGATGTTAAATTAGATAGCATTTCTACTAAATGATTCTGAATCAACTGAAAAGATGCTATCGGCTTACCGAACTGTTCACGTTTCCGAGTATAGTCTAATGCATTCTCATATGCACCTCTTGCACATCCGACTGCCATCCATGCAACACCAGCACGTGTCATTCTCAAAACATTAGCTGTATCTTTAAAAGAATTAGCCTTTGGCATACGATCGGCTTCAGGAACTAAACAATTCTTCATGGTGATCAAACCATTTTGTACAATACGGAGAGACATTTTCCCTTTCATCTTTTCTACCTCATAACCGGGGTTGTCTTTTCTTACCAAAAACCCTTTAACCTGATTATCGTCAACATCTCTCGCCCAGATAATAGTAACATCGGAAAAGGGAGCATTTCCAATCCATTTTTTTTGCCCATTTAAAACCCACCCGTCATCTGTTTTTTTACATGTCGTAGTGAGCCCGCCGGCCGCACCTGATCCGACTTCTGGCTCGGTTAAACCAAAGGCACCTATTTTTTCAAGTTTCTGCATTGAGGGGAGCCACTCATTTTTTTGTTCATCAGAGCCACACATATATATTGAACCCATAGCCAGACCACTTTGGACCCCGAAAAATGTTGCTATTGACGAATCTACCCTGGCCATCTCCATAGCAATGATCCCTTCCATAAGGAACGAAAGATTAGGACAACCATAGCCTTCATAGGTTACCCCGCAAAGATTCAGTTCGGCAAATTTAGGTATGATTTCGAATGGAAATTCATCACGCAGCCAATAACGATTAACCAAGGGCTTAATCTCAGTCTCCATAAAGTCACGCACTTTTAATTGGATAGCTCGTTCTTCGTCTGTGAGACGTAAATGAATCTCATAGAAGTCGCCATTAATGCCCGGAAGTACCCGTTCTTTTTTATCCGCATTAAGCATCTTCATAAGAGCAGCTAGCTGGCCGTCATCTAATTTCGAAAAACCATCAAGCGCTTTCGGCAAATCAACTTTCGCGGATAATTTGTCTAGCTTATCAAAATCAATCTGATGTAATAGCTTAAATGCGTTCTTAATCTTTGAAAAGGGGTTTGCCATGACTTTATCATTTAATATTTATAATAAGTGGAGCGTCAGTGTTTGAGATGATTAGCGATCACAGCAAATCAAAGAGACTATTTACTCCCAAATATCTGCTACAAGTGAAGCCCTCACCATGACTTACATGAATATCTTTCCCATATTCAATTGCCCGGCTTTCAATTGCTTTCAAAAACTCTGGACGAGATATGTAAGTCTGAGGCTCTTCTACCTGATAATCAGAATTAAAGAATTGACTTTTGAAAGCCTGTATCACTGCAATCTTCTCTTCCCAATATTCGCTGATATCCACAACGATATCAGGTTTAATATAACGGTCTTGAATCAGCCCTAGAAGCAATCTCGGACGGTGAGGCTCTTGTTCCATGCCCTCGTAACTTGTGCTAATTCGTCGTAGACCCGATAAAAAAACAGCATCATTCACCAATTTGCTAGCTCTGCCATGATCAGGATGACGATCTTCCAGTGCATTTGTAATAATAATCTCAGGTTGATAACGTCTTATTACCTCTATAACTTTAAGTTGGTGTTCTTCATCATTTTGAAAGAAACCATCACGCATCTTTAGGTTTTCCCGAACAACAATCCCTAAAAGCTGTGACGCTTTTGCCGCCTCCTCAAAGCGAGTAGCTGCTGTACCACGTGTGCCTAATTCCCCCTGCGTTAAATCGACTACACCCACTCGTTTCCCTGAATCAACGGCTTTCAGGATTGTGCCTGCGCAGCCAAGTTCTGCATCATCCGGATGCACCACTATCACCAATAAATCAAGCTTATCTTTGTTTTCAGATTCCATTTTTTAATTGTGTATTATCAGTTCTTATTAGCAATCCACTTCGGTAAGATAAGAACTAAAAGATTTAAGAATGTTAATAATAGAAATAACTACCGCGCTCGGCATTACGAATGATATTTTCAATATCTCGGTCCTCGCTTCGACTATATTCGCTTTTTAAATTATGTCCGAAAACCTTTGCCAGTGACTGGTAGAAAAAAGCAGGAACACCTCCTCTTAACTCCTTAACTACCTCATAACTAGAATTACCCGTTTGGCGGTCGATCAATTTCAACAGAATCGCTCCTTGAGAAACAGACATGTTTTTAATTTCTTTATTAAACATTTCTTTTATCTCACTTTCACACTGCCTCACCAATTTTCTCTGTTCCTTTTTACTATCGGTTAAAGCAAGGTCCCGATGAAGCTGCTCATATTTCTCTTGTGCAATTTTTGCATAAGGAAGGACCTTAAGAACATTATATTTCAGACGGTTATAAGCTTTTCGATCTGCTTCGGTTTTAAAGGTTCTACGACCGTATATATTTACTTCACGCAAAAGAATCCAAGGAACCTTCTCTCCGTCCAGCATGGTAGTAGGAACATTTATCGGGATTTGCCCCGCATCTAAACGAGATTCGGAATCCTGAGCATAAAGGTTTGCACCCAAAAAAACTAAGGAAGAAACTAAAAAAAGTGCCAAATATTTCATATATTTAACTAAGCCCAAATCAGAAATAAAGTTATAAAAAATTTCTTTTAAAAGATAATAAATACCTTTGAGGCTGTTATACAAAGACGAAAAACAGAAGTTATATATGAAGGAAATAGTAATCGATTTAGAAGCGGAAAAGAAGGAGATTCTAAAACGATATCGTGCTCTTTTAAGAGCCTGCAAACCTACCCTTCAAAAAGGAGATAAGCAGATGATACGTAAAGCATTCGATATGGCATTGGAAAGCCATAAAGATATGCGTAGAAAATCTGGAGAACCGTATATATATCATCCAATCGCCGTTGCTCAAATTGCGGCAGAGGAGATAGGTCTTGGTACAACATCTATTGTATGTGCTCTACTACATGATGTTGTTGAAGATACCGATGTCTCTCTCTTAGACATTGAATTGATTTTTGGGAAGAAAGTGAGTAAAATTATCGATGGACTAACAAAGATCTCTGGAATTTTTGACCCCAATAGCTCCATTCAGGCAGAAAATTTCCGAAAAATGCTACTGACCTTGGCAGACGATGTCCGAGTTATTCTGATCAAGTTAGCAGACCGTCTACACAATATGCGGACGATGGATTTCATGCCACGAGACAAACAACTTAAAATCGCGTCAGAAACTAGTTACTTATATGCCCCTCTTGCCCATCGATTAGGCTTGTATGCTATCAAATCGGAATTGGAAGATCTTTCGATGAAATATACCGATCAGGATACTTACAAGTTTATCGCAAAAAAACTGAATGAAAAAAAGGCTGAACGTGAAAGATATATCATTGAATTCATTGAGCCAATAGAAGAAATATTAAAGGAACAAGGACTTGACGCACACATTTTTGGCCGACCAAAATCCATCCATTCCATTTGGAATAAAATGCGAAAAAAGTCAACACCATTTGAAGAAGTCTACGACCTCTTTGCTATCCGGATTATTATTAACTCCAAACCCGAGTTTGAGAAAGCAGATTGTTGGAAAGCTTATTCAATCGTGACTGATTTATACAGACCAAATCCGGATCGATTGAGAGATTGGATCTCATCGCCTAAAGGCAACGGATACGAATCTTTGCATACAACAGTTATGGGTCCGAAAGGCCAATGGGTTGAGGTTCAGATAAGAACAACACGAATGAATGAGATTGCCGAAAAAGGTTTTGCCGCCCACTGGAAATACAAAGAATCGAACTCAGACAACGGATTGGATCAATGGATACAAAAAGTTCGCGATATTCTTAGCAATCCGGAAAGTAATGCACTTGATTTTGTGGCAGACTTCAAAATGAATCTCTTTTCAGATGAGATCTTTATTTTTACACCAAAGGGAGCTCTGATACAATTACCCCAAGGAGCGACCGCATTGGATTTTGCGTTTGAAATTCATTCAGACCTCGGAGCCAGTTGTATAGGGGCAAAAGTAAATCATAAACTTGTCCCTATCTCGCACATTCTTCAGAATGGGGATCAGGTTGAAATCATAACTTCTACCAAGCAAACTCCAAAAGAAGATTGGTTAAATATCGTTAAAACAGCGAAAGCAAAATCAAAAATTAAATCTTCGTTAAAAGAAGAAAAACGACGTGTTGCAGAAGATGGAAAAGAAATTCTAGAGAGAAAACTAAAGTCGCTCAAAATCACATATAACACGGACAATCTCAATAAGCTAGCGTATTATTTTAAACTTCCCTCAACTCAAGATTTATTCTACAACGTTGCTAAAGAAGAGATCGACATAAAAGATTTGAAAGAATTCGCTGTCTCTGAAAAGTCAAATGAACTGGGACTCAATCATTTCAACTCACACGTTGAGGGGTTAGTAAAAAAAATCAACAAGAAGGGTCAAGAGACACTACTCATCGGTGATGAACTTCAAAAAATAGATTACACGCTATCTCCTTGTTGCAACCCAATTCCAGGTGATGACGTATTTGGCTTCGTAACGGTGAGTGATGGAATTAAAATCCATCGAAGTAATTGCCCAAACGCCGCAAGTTTAATGGCAAACTACGCATACCGTATTGTAAAGGCTAAATGGACCTCACAAAAAGAACTTGCGTTTCTAACTGGCTTATCGATTGTCGGCATTGATGATGTCGGCTTAGTAAATCGGATTACAAAGGTGATCTCTGAGGACTTTAAAATCAATATCCGATCAATCACGATCTCTAGTAATGAGGGTATTTTCGAAGGGTCAATTATGATCTTTGTGAACAGTACCGAGCATTTGGAAGCACTAATTAAGAGGTTAAAACAAATTAAAGGCATCACTGCAGTGAATCGTTTTGAATCTGAGGTGATAACACAGTAATGTCACAATATGACCGTCTAAAGAAAAAACGAAATCACAATTACCCGAACATTCACATTTTCAATTTTTTTTGGGTAAATTTGACTTTTTAACAAAAACAAATGACTAAGCAAGACTCATTTCAAGTTGTAAAGAAGATTTTTGAAGCCTATCTTGAGAATAAGAACTTGAGAAAAACTCCTGAACGCTTTGCCATATTGGAAGAAATCTACTCCCGTAATGATCACTTCGACGTGGAATCTCTTTACATCCACATGAAGAATAAAAAATATCGTGTCAGCAGAGCAACTGTTTACAATACGCTAGAATTATTGGTTTCGTGTGATTTGGTTAAGAAACATCAGTTTGGAAAGAACATGGCACAGTTCGAAAAATCCTACGGGTTTAAGCAACATGACCATGTCATCTGTATTGAGTGTAGCAAAGTTGTTGAGTTTTGCGACCCGCGCATCCATCAAATTCAAACAATGATTGGTGAGTTGCTCAACTTTGACATTAAACATCATTCATTAAACCTTTATGGTGTATGTAGTTCATGTGCCACCAAGCGTGCGAAACGAGAAGAAAACTCATTAGAAAAAACCTCTTCTCGAGCCTATACGTAATCTTTATTATTTAAAATATATAATTCTCACTCTCTATTTCAAATAACTATGCAAGTTGATATACTTTTGGGTCTTCAATGGGGCGATGAAGGTAAAGGAAAAATCGTTGACGTTCTTTGTTCTCAATACGATCTGATTGCGCGCTTTCAAGGTGGTCCAAATGCAGGACATACATTGGAGTTCGATGATCAAAAATATGTATTGAATACCATTCCGTCTGGCATTTTCAATCGAAAGACATTAAACCTAATTGGAAATGGTGTAGTCATTGACCCAATTATATTAAAAAGAGAAATAGACAATCTAAAGAAGAGTGGTTACGATCCCATCAGTACGGGCAACCTAGTCATCGCGAGAAAGGCACACCTGATACTACCGACACATCAACTATTAGATGCCGCCTCTGAGTCTAAAATGGGAGCCGATAAGATCGGTTCTACACTAAAAGGGATTGGACCAACGTATATGGACAAGACCGGCCGGAATGGATTGCGTGTAGGTGACACAACTTTAAGGGATTTTAAGGAACGTTATCAGCGTCTGGTAGAAAAACACCAATCGATTCTATCTCATTATGGAGAGATACCGGACTTTTCGGAAAAGGAAACCGCTTTCTTCGAAGCAATCGAATTTTTAAAATCAATACCTCACGTAGATAGTGAGCATCTGGTAAATAAATACCTAAAGGAAGGCAAATCTGTCTTAGCTGAGGGAGCTCAAGGAACACTCTTAGATATCGACTTTGGCTCTTATCCTTTTGTAACTTCATCAAATACTACATCAGCTGGGGCGTGTACAGGTCTTGGAATTGCTCCAAAAACAATTGGCAAGGTAATTGGCATCTTTAAGGCCTATTGCACACGCGTTGGAGGTGGTCCATTTCCTACAGAATTGGACGATGAGATAGGAGAAGAACTACGACAAATCGGCCATGAGTTTGGTGCGACGACAGGTAGATCTCGTAGAACTGGTTGGATTGATATTCCGGCGTTACGTTATGCTATCATGTTGAATGGTGTCACCGAATTAGTTATGACTAAAGCCGATGTGTTGAGTGGTTTCAAAGAAATCAGCGTATGTACACACTACATCCACAACGGCAATAAAATCGATTACATGCCTTATGATATTATCACTGAACAACCGGTTCCGGTCTTTGAAAACCTATCAGGCTGGCAAGAAGATATCACAAAAGTAACCAACAAAGATGAAATACCAGAAGCTCTACAGTCTTATATACATTATTTAGAGGACAAACTCGAGGTTCCGATTCGTTACCTTTCTGTGGGTCCTGATCGGGTGCAAACTTTGGTTTTAAAATAACTACCAGTGGTTTACGAACCCAACGACATTAATTTATTTAAAGAAAAAGCCCGTTTATGGGCTTCTTCTTTTTCTACCGTATGCATAATGGATTCTAATGGGTATTCTGACCCCTATGGATCCTTTGCATTACGAATTGCTATCGGAGAAAAAGACCGTTATCAATCAAATGATCATGAAAAAATAAAGGAACTAGAACATTTCATAGATAGACATCCAAACACGTTCATCCCCGGTTATTTTTCGTACGATAGACATATATTTTTCTTTGTTCCCAAAATCCTGCTTGATATCACCGAAAAAACAGTTATCATACATGCGGCTGACCCAAATTCGGTTGTTCAAAAAATTGAAGAAACTCCGATTAAATATCAAAAGGTCAACTTTCAAGGGAAAATTCAACCATGCATGAGTCGCGACGATTATCGCAATGCTTTTAATGCCTTACGAAAGCATATTTTAAGAGGTGATATCTACGAAGTGAACCTCTGTCAGGAGTTTTATGCAGAAAATGCCAGCCTAGACCCTTTTGCTGCCTACATCGAGTTAAATGCTATTTCGCCAACACCGTTTTCTTGTTTTTTCAAATATGATGATATTTCGTTGATTTCTGCATCACCTGAACGCTTTTTATATCACAATCATAATACAATTATCTCCCAGCCTATTAAGGGCACCGCACCTAGAGGCAAGACTCCCTACGAGGATAAGGCTATTGTCGAAAAGCTAAAAAATAGCCCTAAAGAACAGAGTGAAAATATTATGATTGTTGACCTTGTCAGAAATGATCTTACGGCCAGTGCCCAACCCGGCACGGTAACAGTCAATGAACTGTTGGGAGTCTATAGTTTTAAACAGGTACACCAACTCATTTCTACCGTCAGCTGCAAAGCAAAGTCCGGCATTGATTCGACTAACATAATTGCGAATACGTTTCCACCAGGTTCTATGACAGGTGCTCCGAAACTTCGTGCAATGGAACTCATCGGAAAATACGAGAAGTCTAAAAGAGGAATCTATTCTGGTTCGATCGGGTACTTTGAAGGAAAAGGAAAATTCGATTTTAATGTCGTGATCCGAACATTAATATATAATACCAAGGAAAATTACCTATCATTTCATGTCGGCGGAGCAGTGACCGCCCAATCTATTGAGGAAGACGAGTACAATGAATGTTTATTAAAAGCATCCGCCATACGACAGATGCTTTCAAAAAATGCTATTACCTAGCCTTATAATATTCCATTGCTTCTGGAATCAGCTTTTGTATATTTTTAATGCGTCTAGCATCGCTTGGGTGAGAGCTTAAAAACTCAGGTGGAGCTCCAGCTCCTTCTTTCGCATCCATCATACGCGTCCAGAATTCTGCAGCTTCATTCGGGTTATAACCTGCCATGGCCATAAAAATCAACCCCATACGATCCGCTTCTGATTCCTGATTACGAGAATAGTTTAGCAAAGCCAATTGTCCACCAATACCGTACAGCTGATTAACAACAGCTTGTGTTGCTTGTGATTGACCGGAAGAGGCTACACCAACAACAGCGCCTCCCCCTTGGGCTAGAACCATCTGCGATGCACGCTCAGCCGAGTGTTTTGCAATCGCGTGGGCAATCTCATGCCCCATTACTGCAGCTAACCCCGCCTCATTTTTCGTAACAGGTAAAATCCCCGTAAAGATAGCAACCTTACCTCCCGGCATACACCATGCATTTATATTTTTATCTTTTACCAGAGCAAATTGCCAATCAAAATTATATTGATCACCCATGCCATTTTCATTAAAGTATGTCGTAATAGCTCTCGAAATCCGCTGACCAACACGCTGAACTTCATTCGCGTCAGACGTTCCTTTAATGACTGTTGTTTCCGGACTATTTAGAAAATCCCTGTAGGCCAAAGAAGCTTGCTCCCTTAATCCACTATCGTCAATAAGACTCAACTGCTTCCGACCGGTAAATGGCACTGTTGAACAGGCGCTTATTAATCCAATTAATAAAAAACTGCCAATTATCCTTTGTATATTTTTCATTGCATCCTAAAATTTAAATTGTTTTCAAAAAGTAAAAAAGCAATTTATATGCCACTTAGAAATCGGCAGAAATTATTTTCCTGCGAATAAATTAACTTTTGATTCCTTGCCTTTGAGAAGTCGCTCAATATTTTTCTGGTGAGTTATCAGAATAAGTGCACAGATGCAGATTCCATAAAGTAGTATCGACTTCACAGAGGTATGGAAAACAAACGAAACACTGAACGGAAAGGCAAAGCCTGCAGAGATCGAACTAAGAGAAACGTATCTCGTTGTTATCAGCACCACAAGAAACACACCTACGCATATCATTGCTGCGCCGAAGTGGATAGCAAGCACCATCCCGAAAAGAGTTGCTACACCTTTTCCTCCACGGAAACCCGCAAATACAGGAAACAAGTGCCCTAAAACCGCTATGACGCCCAAAATAAGTTGATAGTTTATAAAGAGGATCGAACTCTCGGGCCCCGTCACCGAAACACCGATAAAATAAGCTAAATTGGTTGCCGTCCACCCCTTTGCAATATCGATAACCATAACGCCCACACCCGCCTTCGCCCCCAATACCCTGAACGTATTTGTTGCTCCTGCATTTCCGCTACCGAATTCACGGACATCGACTCCGTAAAAAGATTGACCTAACCACACGGCAGTAGGTATCGACCCAAACAGGTAAGCGGCTAATAAGGCTAGAATAGAAGCAAAAGATATCATTTATCTACTGGCTTGTTTGCATCACTTTTAAGACTAATATCTAAACTTTTAACGGAATGAGTCAAAGCCCCCATTGATATATAGTCTACGCCACAAAGAGCGTAGTCGTAAGCGTTTTCAAAGGTAATACCTCCCGATGCCTCAGTAATAAATCTCCCGTCGACAAGTTTAACAGCCTCTTTCAATATATCGAGATCAAAGTTATCTAACAATATTCTTTCAACGCCTCCATGATCAATAACCTGGTTCAGTTCCTGAAGATTCCGTACCTCGATTTCGATATCAATTTTCTTTGGCAACGTTTTCCGATACTCATTAGCGGCATCTAGCGCCTTTTTAATCCCACCAGCAAAATCAACATGATTATCTTTAATAAGAATCATATCATATAGACCGAAACGATGATTTACACCTCCTCCGATCCGAACTGCCTCTTTTTCTAGAAACCGTAACCCAGGTGTTGTTTTACGAGTGTCCAGCACTTTAGTCTTAGTTCCTGCTAATGATTGAACAACCCGATTCGTCACCGTCGCAATCCCACTCATTCGCTGCATAACGTTCAAAACAAGTCGCTCAGCAAGTAATATACTATGCACACTACCCTCTACTTCAAGAAGAATATCTCCTGGCTTAACCCGATTACCATCAGCGATTAAGGGATTGATTTTCAACGCAGGATCGATTTGATGAAAAACAGCAAGAGCCACTTTAACACCGGCTAATATCCCTGCCTCTTTTATTAACATATATGCTTTCCCAGTACTTCCTTTCGGTATCGTAGATAACGATGTATGATCACCATCACCGACATCTTCTCTGATCGCCATTTCGACGAATTGATAAATAACACTCTTTCCTATTTGATCCATATCGATTATTTTTCGAGTCAAAAATAATAAATTGCCTCGAAAAACAACGCTATTCTACAAAATCACTATCCTAGTCAACGGCCTTTTCAATTCTCAGTTCAACTATTTGTGCTTTGTTACTATCAACTCGGAGGGAGTATGAAACTCTGAAATTACCCTTATTCGTGGCCAATTCAATCACTGCATGTTTATAGCTTGTACTGTTATTTAGGCGGTGGATAATTTTTGCAGAACGTGGTTCATGGGCGTTCAAAAAACTATTCAATATGATCTCGGCCTGTACTTTAGAGTAAACGTTACTGTCATTTAAAATTGAAAGATTAATGGTGGACGCGAAATGTTCGGATATTTCTTTGGTGTTGCCCGACTGAAAAGAGCTAGAAATCTCTTCAATAATGTCGCCTCCAACGTTCGAAAACGTAAAAAAACACAGCAACAGCGCCTTTATAAAGAAAACTTTCATTTATTATGTATATCTAATTAATATATAGTCAAAATTATTAAACCATTTCTTTCGAACCAAAAATATGCCAGTAATTATAAAACGCGGTGGATTCTTATTCTAGTCGCCTAATTATTTTGTAGATTTGCCATTATAAACATTACAACTAGATGCAAAATAATAAGAAAGTAATGCTTATGATCCTCGACGGTTGGGGTTATGGTAAGCATGATACAAGCAATGCTGTAGAGGCAGCACAAACACCTTTTTTTAATAGCCTAATAGAAAAATACCCCAATTCAAAATTACAGGCATCAGGCGAATTTGTCGGTTTACCCGACGGACAGATGGGAAATTCTGAAGTTGGACATATGAATTTGGGAGCTGGTCGAATTGTATATCAAGAACTTGGCCGGATCAACAAGGCGATCATTGATGACGAACTAAAAAGCAATGACACTCTTGTAGAAGCATTTAATTATGCCAAAGCCAACCATAAAAAAACACATTTCATTGGTCTTTTGTCAGACGGTGGTGTACATTCACACATTAACCATCTGATAGGTTTAGTAAAAGCCGCGACCGAAGCAGGCTTACAAGACGTATTTATTCATGCTTTCTTGGATGGTCGCGATACGGATCCCAATTCTGGAAAAGGCCACCTGGAAACACTGCAAACAAACTTATCCTCTCTTGGTACAGGTGAGATCGCCAGTGCAATCGGTCGATACTATGCTATGGACAGAGATAACCGCTGGGAGCGCGTTCAGCAGGCCTATGATCTTCTTGTTCACGGTAAAGGGGCAACGACCACCGACATCATAGCCGCGGTCGAAAAATCTTATCAGAACGGCGTTACAGATGAATTCGTAAAACCTATTGTCAAAGTGAACCAAGCAGGCCAACCAGTCACTAAGATTGAAGATGGTGATGTTGTTATTTGTTACAATTTCAGGACAGACCGTGCGAGAGAAATCACAACCGCCTTGACCCAAAAACCACTACCCGAATATGGTATGCATCCATTAACACTGCACTATGTTACGATGACTACATACGATGAGACATTTGCAAATATAAATGTAGTCTTCAAAAAAGATGACATTACGCAAACTCTCGGCGAAATATTGGAACAAAATGGTAAAACGCAAGTACGCATAGCAGAAACCGAAAAATATCCGCATGTCACTTTCTTCTTTTCTGGAGGACGGGAAAAGGAATTTATTAACGAAAGACGGCTCTTAATTCCATCACCAAAGGTTGCTACCTACGATTTACAACCTGAAATGAGCGCTCAGGGTATAGCAGACACTATCTGCTCCGACATCGAAAGTAATCAGCCAGACTTCATATGCCTTAACTTTGCTAATCCAGATATGGTTGGCCACACTGGTGTATTCGAAGCGGTTGTCAAAGCAGTGGAAAAGGTTGATCAATGTGCCCAACAGACCGTTGAGTGTGGATTGAGGAACGGCTATTCTTTCATCATTCTTGCAGATCATGGCAATGCAGAATTTATGATAAACGGAGATGGCTCGGTGAATACCGCACATACGACGAACCTTGTTCCCTGCATCCTGATAGATAAGGATCATCATTCGATTAAAGACGGCAAGCTCGGCGACGTTGCACCTACTATTTTGAAATTATTAGGCGCTCCCGTCCCAGAAGCGATGACCGGAACACCATTGGTATAAGAAGACCCTAAAAGTATAAGACGAGCCAAAAGTAAAAACATATGCGTAAACGTATTCTTCCGTTCTGTCTTGTAATTGGACTTTTAAGTTCTTGCGGGGAGAGTGAGCAAACTACTCAAAACCTTCAAACAGAAGTTTATTTTGACATAAAGGGCTTTTTTGAAGAAGAAGCGGTCAGACTATCGGGAAATTCCAACCCTGTACACAAGGAAATTACGCGAAACCGTGAAGAAACAGAAAGTAAAAACATTACAATCAAAGACTGGAAAAAAGAACTGAGTCTCTTTATTGAATCCGATATAAACAAACCTGCATGGACCTCGAGCTACCAGGTAC from Pedobacter indicus carries:
- the plsY gene encoding glycerol-3-phosphate 1-O-acyltransferase PlsY, which encodes MISFASILALLAAYLFGSIPTAVWLGQSFYGVDVREFGSGNAGATNTFRVLGAKAGVGVMVIDIAKGWTATNLAYFIGVSVTGPESSILFINYQLILGVIAVLGHLFPVFAGFRGGKGVATLFGMVLAIHFGAAMICVGVFLVVLITTRYVSLSSISAGFAFPFSVSFVFHTSVKSILLYGICICALILITHQKNIERLLKGKESKVNLFAGK
- the nadC gene encoding carboxylating nicotinate-nucleotide diphosphorylase; the encoded protein is MDQIGKSVIYQFVEMAIREDVGDGDHTSLSTIPKGSTGKAYMLIKEAGILAGVKVALAVFHQIDPALKINPLIADGNRVKPGDILLEVEGSVHSILLAERLVLNVMQRMSGIATVTNRVVQSLAGTKTKVLDTRKTTPGLRFLEKEAVRIGGGVNHRFGLYDMILIKDNHVDFAGGIKKALDAANEYRKTLPKKIDIEIEVRNLQELNQVIDHGGVERILLDNFDLDILKEAVKLVDGRFITEASGGITFENAYDYALCGVDYISMGALTHSVKSLDISLKSDANKPVDK
- a CDS encoding anthranilate synthase component I family protein — its product is MDSNGYSDPYGSFALRIAIGEKDRYQSNDHEKIKELEHFIDRHPNTFIPGYFSYDRHIFFFVPKILLDITEKTVIIHAADPNSVVQKIEETPIKYQKVNFQGKIQPCMSRDDYRNAFNALRKHILRGDIYEVNLCQEFYAENASLDPFAAYIELNAISPTPFSCFFKYDDISLISASPERFLYHNHNTIISQPIKGTAPRGKTPYEDKAIVEKLKNSPKEQSENIMIVDLVRNDLTASAQPGTVTVNELLGVYSFKQVHQLISTVSCKAKSGIDSTNIIANTFPPGSMTGAPKLRAMELIGKYEKSKRGIYSGSIGYFEGKGKFDFNVVIRTLIYNTKENYLSFHVGGAVTAQSIEEDEYNECLLKASAIRQMLSKNAIT
- the gpmI gene encoding 2,3-bisphosphoglycerate-independent phosphoglycerate mutase, whose amino-acid sequence is MLMILDGWGYGKHDTSNAVEAAQTPFFNSLIEKYPNSKLQASGEFVGLPDGQMGNSEVGHMNLGAGRIVYQELGRINKAIIDDELKSNDTLVEAFNYAKANHKKTHFIGLLSDGGVHSHINHLIGLVKAATEAGLQDVFIHAFLDGRDTDPNSGKGHLETLQTNLSSLGTGEIASAIGRYYAMDRDNRWERVQQAYDLLVHGKGATTTDIIAAVEKSYQNGVTDEFVKPIVKVNQAGQPVTKIEDGDVVICYNFRTDRAREITTALTQKPLPEYGMHPLTLHYVTMTTYDETFANINVVFKKDDITQTLGEILEQNGKTQVRIAETEKYPHVTFFFSGGREKEFINERRLLIPSPKVATYDLQPEMSAQGIADTICSDIESNQPDFICLNFANPDMVGHTGVFEAVVKAVEKVDQCAQQTVECGLRNGYSFIILADHGNAEFMINGDGSVNTAHTTNLVPCILIDKDHHSIKDGKLGDVAPTILKLLGAPVPEAMTGTPLV
- a CDS encoding M48 family metallopeptidase, with amino-acid sequence MKNIQRIIGSFLLIGLISACSTVPFTGRKQLSLIDDSGLREQASLAYRDFLNSPETTVIKGTSDANEVQRVGQRISRAITTYFNENGMGDQYNFDWQFALVKDKNINAWCMPGGKVAIFTGILPVTKNEAGLAAVMGHEIAHAIAKHSAERASQMVLAQGGGAVVGVASSGQSQATQAVVNQLYGIGGQLALLNYSRNQESEADRMGLIFMAMAGYNPNEAAEFWTRMMDAKEGAGAPPEFLSSHPSDARRIKNIQKLIPEAMEYYKAR
- a CDS encoding DUF4783 domain-containing protein, with amino-acid sequence MKVFFIKALLLCFFTFSNVGGDIIEEISSSFQSGNTKEISEHFASTINLSILNDSNVYSKVQAEIILNSFLNAHEPRSAKIIHRLNNSTSYKHAVIELATNKGNFRVSYSLRVDSNKAQIVELRIEKAVD